CCTCCTGCCTGAGTTGTCCGAAATCGGCTTGAGTGCCGGCAATCTCACTTTATCAGGGCAGGACCTCTCGATCATGGTGGAAAACACCTGGAATTTGGGGCGTAGTACGTGGATCGGGTACGTGTTTTTGGGGGAGATGGCAGGATTAGCGATCCGAGAGCCTGTTTTCAATCGCCCAGACGGATACCTGAGTGCGTGACCGGAAGCCTAATTTGGAGAGGATATTGCTGACATGCCCTTCCACTGTGCGTTCGGTGATCACGAGTGCATCAGCGATCTCGCGATTCGATTTACCCTCCGCGATCAGGAGGGCAACTTCGCGTTCGCGACGGGTCAGGCCACCCGGTCGATGGGATTTTTTGTCGTGTCGAGTTTGGGGCGTGGACAACAGGTTGGGGTCGGAACCGGTGCGCGCATGGGCGACCGCCTGATCGAGTGTCATCTCCTGACCCTCTGCCCATGCCGCTTCAAAAGCAGCTTCGCCAAGCTGGGCGCGCACAAACGCAATATTCCGATCATGTTCGGGCTGATCACTGGGGTCGATCATCGCGCCGCTGTGTTCAAGGTAGGTATACGCTGCACCGAATAAATGCGCCGCTCTTATCGGCTCCCCTAAAGCTCCCAGCGATCCGGCGAAAGCAAGCAGTTCCTGAGCCACATCGGTCTGTACGCCAATATCCAGGCATAACGCGAGTGACCGAAGGAGCAGCCGAATCGCCTCGTGATGATCGCCTTCATGCTGCGCAACAAAAGCGAGGTTAAAAAGGACGTAATATTGGCGTCGCGTGTCGCCGGTGCGTTCAGCGATTGCCAGGGATTCTTCATAGGCGCGCCTGGCTACCGCATCCTCACCACTCAGGCGCGCACGTTCGCCAATGGAGTTATACACCAGCCCAAGACCGGGTTCATCGCCCACTTCTTGGAACAGAACCAGGGCTTCTTGAGTCAATGCCTCTGCTTCCGAGTCGCCCGAGAATGTCGTACTCAAAGCCCACAGCGACCACCCGAGCTGTCTTTTGTCGCCATAGTCGCGCGCAATCGCTACGGCTCGTCGGGCTAGTCGATTGGCAGCTTCACGATCCCTGTATGCGATCAAAGGAGCCGCACTTCGCAGTATACGAATTTGATACTCCTGCGCGACTTCATCTATCCGCGCGAGCAACAGTTGAGTCCAATAGACACCTTCATCTTGGCGTGAATAAAGAATCCAATAGAGGAAGGTTCCGCTCATAATTCGGATTCCAGTGGTCACATCGCCGCTCTCAAGCGACCACTCCAGCGCCGCCCGCAAATTGTCGATTTCCGTATCCAGCAGGTGAAACCAATATTTCTGGTGGGCCAGCCGCAGTTCCGGTTCGGCGCGTTCAGCCAATTCCCCAAAATAGACAGCGTGCTGCCTGTAGAAGGTGTCTAAGTCGCCGCTCGCTTCCAACTGCTCATGGGCATACTCATGGATCATTTCCAACAGAACAAAACGCGCTTCGCCCTCGGATGGCTCCTTGCGCTGGACGAGACTCTTATCCACCAGGGAAGCCAGACCATCAAACACCTCAATTGACAGGTCATCACCACATACCACCTCGGCAGCTTCCAATGAGCACCCTCCGCGAAAGACTGCGAGGCGCGCCAACAGGAGTCTTTCTCCACTGTCCAGCAAGTTGTAACTCCACTCGATCGCGGTACGCAGTGTTCGCTGGCGCAGTGGCAGGTCCCGCGCTCCACCGGTGAGTATGCGCAGGCGGTGCTCCAACCTGTCGTAAATGTCCTGTGGCGGTATATGGCGAATGCGAGCTGCTGCCAGTTCGATTGCCAGGGGTAAACCATCGAGCCTGCATGTGATTCCCGCCACGAGCAAGGCGTTTTCGGGAGTGAGCACAAAATCAGGCTGCAACGCGGCTGCGCGCTGGAAAAAAAGCTGCACCGCTTCGTAATCGCTGAGCCGCTCAGGAGGGAGCGAAGCCAGAGCACGCGGCCCACTCTGATCCGCCAGCACAGGCGGTAGGCGAAGGGGTAGAACTGGGAAGTTGTGTTCACCGGAAACGCGGAGCAATTCGCGGCTAGTTACCAGTATTTTTAGGTGAAACGTTGCTTGCAGCAGGTCAGTTAAAGCGGGCGCGGCCTGAATTATCTGTTCGAAGTTGTCTAGCACCAGCAGCACGCGCCTATTCGCCAGGAAATCCTTCAATTCCTCAATAAGGGGACGATCTGTAACCTGGCTGAGACCTAGTGTATGCGCAACGGTGGGCAAGACCAGATTGGCGTCTATAACAGGTGACAGGTCGATAAAGTAAACGCCATGCATGAATTCAGTGAGCAGTGTTGTCGCGACTTCGGCGGCAAGACGAGTCTTGCCGATGCCAGGTGGACCGGTGAGGGTGAGCAAGCGTACGTCCTCGCGCCGAAGAAGATCGGAAGCTGCGGCTACCTCGTGCTCCCGCCCTACGAGAGGAGTTGGTGGCACTGGCAAGTTGTGAGGTGGTAAAGGAGAGTCGGATCCCCACTCTACCTGCTTGTTTCCATCCGGAACCATGATATATTGAGCCTATTGATATCTGGACAGCTATCTGCACGACAACTAGACGTACTGGTGCCGGAATAAACGCCATGTTGTGGCATGTTGAGTGTTCTAGACTACTGCTGTAGATAACTCATTATAATATGGGTTGAGGTTGGACCATGGCCATATTGGCCAAGTGTTTTGCTCTATCCCTTCGAAGTAATAATCGACTTAATATAATCCAGAGTGAAGTCACCATGTGTATACAAAATTGGATAAACAAAAAGCCCACTCTACCTGAGTGGACTTGTTATATTGAACACATTTTGTACTCAACGGGAGCGACGGGGCTCGTTCGATTACGCGTATACGGCCAGTTATCTTCATTGCCCGTCATGTGGCCATCGAATACCTCAAGGCTTTGAAAGCAGCTTAACGCGGGTTTCACCTGTTTCAGAGCGCTCAACCACAGGTGAGCGCTCTTTGTCTATCATACTATAATCAAAGACGGTGTATTTAGAAGTAGGTCGAAACGCTCCGCATCGCAGTCTCCAGAAAATCGAGATCTCGATTGTTCAATGTAGCTGTAACACTGCTTCACAATCTGTAAGTTCCGGTTGAATGCGTGTTTTGTCATCAGGTAATCATAAAGTCTTAGTAGAGCGAAGAAGTCCAAATTGCGCTTCAATAAAAATTAGCTCGAAGCGCCTAATATCGAGAAGCCCAAACAGGTCGATTCTGATTAGAACATGCCGTAAGGGAACATGAACCAAACAATTATGGTGCGATTGCTGCTCTTGTGTGGAGTGTTAGCGGCTGCATTCTGCGGCGCAGGCCAAGTTTCGTCACAAGATGACAGCCAACGTATCCCTATCACGCCCGAAAATGCTGCTCAGATACACCAGCTTGCGCAATTCGGTGATGGAAAGATCACCGACGTGGTTCTGTCTTCGGATGGCCGCACGCTAGCGGTGGCAACATCGTTGGATGTCACGGTGTATTCTTTGGACCAGAGCCAGTCACGCTCCATCTCAGAGGTGGGTTACACATCACAACTTGCCTTCAGTCCCGATGGCAGCTTGCTTGCGGCGCTGGTTTGGCCCTTCACCGTCTATGTGTGGAACGTGGCGTCCGGGGAAGAAATTGCGCGCTGGGATCCTGGTCCGGAAAAAGCGATCATCACTCACATCACGTTTGGCCCGGATGGCACAACTCTAGCAATGAACACAGCGGTTGGCCCCTACAGTTCAACGGGTATCTTGTTGTGGAAGATTGCGACTGCGCGCACGCCCACCTTCTTGCCATCGTCGTTTGATCAGGCGGGGAGTGTGGCTGCGTTCAGTAAGGATCAATTGTTAGTCGCTGGCACATCGAGCACCTGGCAGAATGGAAGCGGGCGGACTTTCGCGGCCATTGATATCTGGTCCCCCTCTACAGGCGAAACCTTGAGCACACTGTTCGTAGAAGGCGGAAAGCTTACCCAGCTTATGTTCTGCCCTGAGGGCAATGACACATTGGTTACACTCCAAAGCGGAGGCGTTGTTCGCTTGTGGGATGTCCCAGCAAGTGACCTGCGATTTGCGCTCTCGCTGCCACCTAGGATTGTGTCGGCAGTGTCCCTCAGTTCAGACTGTCGTTTGCTTGCGACCGGTGGCACGGATGGGCGTGTCCGCATGTGGGACTTGTCTACGGGGGCACTCCTCGAAGTATTACCGGGCCAACCTGCCGATGTTGAACGTCTGGATTTTTCACCGGATGGGGACCTCGTTGCGGTCACGGTCGCGGAGCAGCAGGCGTTTACCTGGAACGTGCGCTCAGGCGAGACTTTGGCAGAGGTTCCGCTTCCCGATGCACTGCCGATCCTGGTAAATGCTACATTTGACGCGGATGATGATCGTGTCATCGCGGCAGGGTCAGACGGGATGCTGCGGGCATGGGATGCTCAAACGGGAGACATGTTTTCAACCTGGCAAGTTCCGATTATCCCTGAACCGGGCGCAGTGTTCAGCCCTGATGGTTCCCGCTTTGCTGCATTCGATCAGGAAATGAGCCAGCTTTATCTCTGGAATCTTGACGCGCGTCCCGAACCGGAGATTTTGCAGACTGACATGCATACGGTTGAAAGCCTGGCGTTCAGTTCAGACAATCATTGGTTGGCTGCCAGTAGTTTCGATCCGGAAAGCGAAGATTCCTTGAACTGGACTGGCAGCATGCGCGTCTGGGACTTGTCCGAGTACCCCCATCGAGAGCAAATGCTCCTCTCCGATCTGCCTAGTGTTGCCTCAT
This sequence is a window from Aggregatilinea lenta. Protein-coding genes within it:
- a CDS encoding ATP-binding protein, whose protein sequence is MVPDGNKQVEWGSDSPLPPHNLPVPPTPLVGREHEVAAASDLLRREDVRLLTLTGPPGIGKTRLAAEVATTLLTEFMHGVYFIDLSPVIDANLVLPTVAHTLGLSQVTDRPLIEELKDFLANRRVLLVLDNFEQIIQAAPALTDLLQATFHLKILVTSRELLRVSGEHNFPVLPLRLPPVLADQSGPRALASLPPERLSDYEAVQLFFQRAAALQPDFVLTPENALLVAGITCRLDGLPLAIELAAARIRHIPPQDIYDRLEHRLRILTGGARDLPLRQRTLRTAIEWSYNLLDSGERLLLARLAVFRGGCSLEAAEVVCGDDLSIEVFDGLASLVDKSLVQRKEPSEGEARFVLLEMIHEYAHEQLEASGDLDTFYRQHAVYFGELAERAEPELRLAHQKYWFHLLDTEIDNLRAALEWSLESGDVTTGIRIMSGTFLYWILYSRQDEGVYWTQLLLARIDEVAQEYQIRILRSAAPLIAYRDREAANRLARRAVAIARDYGDKRQLGWSLWALSTTFSGDSEAEALTQEALVLFQEVGDEPGLGLVYNSIGERARLSGEDAVARRAYEESLAIAERTGDTRRQYYVLFNLAFVAQHEGDHHEAIRLLLRSLALCLDIGVQTDVAQELLAFAGSLGALGEPIRAAHLFGAAYTYLEHSGAMIDPSDQPEHDRNIAFVRAQLGEAAFEAAWAEGQEMTLDQAVAHARTGSDPNLLSTPQTRHDKKSHRPGGLTRREREVALLIAEGKSNREIADALVITERTVEGHVSNILSKLGFRSRTQVSVWAIENRLSDR
- a CDS encoding WD40 repeat domain-containing protein, producing MNQTIMVRLLLLCGVLAAAFCGAGQVSSQDDSQRIPITPENAAQIHQLAQFGDGKITDVVLSSDGRTLAVATSLDVTVYSLDQSQSRSISEVGYTSQLAFSPDGSLLAALVWPFTVYVWNVASGEEIARWDPGPEKAIITHITFGPDGTTLAMNTAVGPYSSTGILLWKIATARTPTFLPSSFDQAGSVAAFSKDQLLVAGTSSTWQNGSGRTFAAIDIWSPSTGETLSTLFVEGGKLTQLMFCPEGNDTLVTLQSGGVVRLWDVPASDLRFALSLPPRIVSAVSLSSDCRLLATGGTDGRVRMWDLSTGALLEVLPGQPADVERLDFSPDGDLVAVTVAEQQAFTWNVRSGETLAEVPLPDALPILVNATFDADDDRVIAAGSDGMLRAWDAQTGDMFSTWQVPIIPEPGAVFSPDGSRFAAFDQEMSQLYLWNLDARPEPEILQTDMHTVESLAFSSDNHWLAASSFDPESEDSLNWTGSMRVWDLSEYPHREQMLLSDLPSVASSIAFGLPPSTVAMAYPDEILVLDAETGEQDVILPKPEEIEALYYAYSPIPLAFAPNGTLALANADWVRSWNRETGISDSGFYICMNARSVVFSPDGDLLLAACDRDARLYDAATGDTLAVLVGHTAPLTRAVFSHDGTLVATTGEDGTVRLWGIQ